The following are encoded together in the Calditrichota bacterium genome:
- a CDS encoding GAF domain-containing protein yields MTAKRDSEKKKQTDSLIKKLSILEKINEAVSRTLNLQESMDATLRILQQSYHIRSGAIFLTDRDRTLTLTASVGYRHTIRKTIYALGEGLTGRIAETGKPIVVPQVSKEPLFLNRMSSWNRKRDGEQTFLGVPIISDYVTLGVLIVNLKYNPNRHLSNTLKFLTLVGSALAQPIRFNRLLTMEREKILNERVLLDERLKDKFSFQNIIGNSSEMRDVYEKVAQVARADTTVLIRGESGTGKELIAQAIHFNSSRRDKPFIKVNCAAIPESLIESEFFGFEKGAFTGALTQKKGRFELANGGTIFLDEIGELTPLTQVKLLRVLQEHEFERIGGTETIKVDVRIITATNANLEKLIADGKFREDLYYRLNVFSIFLPPLRERRTDILLLADHFMFKYGRKHGKAIKRISTPAIDMLMRYHWPGNVRELENCIERAVLVCEDQVIHSYHLPPTLQTAESSNTLPKMSLEKAVTSYEKELIQDALKTARGIKAKAARLLDTTERILSYKIEKHNIDVSRFKNSNIDV; encoded by the coding sequence ATGACTGCCAAACGGGATAGTGAAAAAAAGAAGCAAACAGATTCTCTTATTAAAAAGCTCTCTATTCTTGAAAAGATCAACGAGGCCGTCAGCCGCACGTTGAATCTTCAGGAGTCCATGGATGCCACATTACGAATCCTCCAGCAATCGTATCATATTCGTTCCGGCGCCATTTTTTTAACGGATCGCGATCGCACCTTGACCCTGACGGCTTCGGTTGGCTACCGGCACACTATCCGGAAAACAATCTACGCACTCGGCGAGGGATTAACAGGCCGAATCGCTGAAACGGGCAAGCCGATTGTCGTACCTCAGGTGAGCAAGGAACCCCTGTTCCTGAATCGAATGAGTTCCTGGAATCGGAAACGGGACGGCGAACAAACCTTCCTGGGGGTACCCATTATAAGCGATTATGTCACGCTTGGCGTTTTGATCGTGAATTTAAAGTACAATCCCAATCGTCACCTTTCCAATACGCTGAAATTTCTCACACTGGTGGGTTCGGCTCTGGCTCAGCCCATACGTTTCAACCGGCTCTTGACCATGGAACGAGAAAAGATTCTGAATGAGCGCGTTCTTCTGGACGAGCGTCTGAAAGACAAATTCAGCTTTCAAAACATTATTGGCAACAGCAGCGAAATGCGGGATGTTTATGAAAAGGTGGCTCAGGTTGCCCGGGCGGATACGACCGTGCTTATCCGGGGGGAATCCGGAACGGGGAAGGAACTCATTGCCCAGGCCATCCATTTTAACTCGTCCCGACGGGATAAACCGTTTATTAAGGTGAATTGTGCGGCCATCCCGGAAAGTTTGATCGAATCCGAATTCTTTGGCTTTGAAAAGGGCGCCTTCACCGGTGCTTTGACCCAAAAGAAGGGACGCTTTGAACTGGCAAACGGCGGAACCATTTTCCTTGATGAAATTGGTGAATTAACCCCTCTCACGCAGGTCAAGTTGCTGCGCGTACTTCAGGAACATGAATTTGAGAGAATTGGGGGCACGGAGACGATTAAGGTGGATGTTCGAATTATCACGGCCACAAATGCCAATCTCGAAAAATTAATTGCCGACGGAAAATTTCGGGAAGATTTGTACTATCGCCTGAATGTTTTCAGTATTTTTCTGCCGCCCCTGCGCGAACGACGGACGGACATTCTCTTGCTTGCGGACCATTTTATGTTCAAATACGGCAGGAAGCACGGAAAGGCGATCAAACGAATCTCCACACCGGCAATTGACATGCTGATGCGATACCACTGGCCGGGAAATGTGCGGGAGCTGGAGAATTGTATTGAACGGGCGGTTCTGGTCTGCGAAGATCAGGTCATTCACAGCTACCATCTGCCACCGACACTTCAAACAGCAGAAAGCAGCAACACGCTTCCAAAGATGTCACTTGAAAAGGCCGTCACATCCTACGAAAAGGAATTGATCCAGGATGCGCTCAAGACGGCGCGGGGCATCAAGGCAAAGGCGGCGCGTCTTCTGGATACGACCGAAAGAATTTTGAGCTACAAGATTGAAAAGCACAACATCGACGTTTCACGATTTAAGAATTCAAATATTGACGTGTGA
- a CDS encoding ammonium transporter: protein MVVGVGLLILLPAAVMAKSADPNGSKTLLSDPNAAVNFAWVLIAAFLVFFMQAGFALVETGMCKAKNAVNILTKNFMDFSIGGLAFWAFGFAVMFGGSAVASGLNLGNRFFGYSGFFLSGAAYDVRTAEVWIFQMVFAATAATIVSGSMAERTKITSYMAYSFIISAVIYPVYGHWIWGGGWLSTLPFGAGAVDFAGSGVVHTVGGLMAFTGAAVLGPRLGKYDENGKPRQMPGHNVVYVVLGTLILFFGWFGFNSGSTLAATDLRISLIAVNTFLAGVTASVVVVYWIYLKTAKVDLLAASNAALAGLVSITAACAYVPPWAAVVIGAIGGMLMLWGLDFIEKRLKIDDPVGAISVHGIAGLWGVLAVGIFADGTYGGVSGLIVGDTRQIIAQAISAGVLIAYTLIAGFLTFYFLKKTVGLRASKEEEEMGLDILEHGMTCYGE, encoded by the coding sequence ATGGTGGTCGGGGTTGGGCTTCTGATTTTGTTACCGGCAGCGGTCATGGCAAAATCAGCCGATCCGAACGGATCGAAAACGCTCTTGTCGGATCCCAATGCCGCGGTCAATTTTGCATGGGTGCTGATCGCGGCTTTCCTGGTGTTTTTTATGCAGGCCGGTTTTGCGCTTGTGGAAACCGGAATGTGTAAAGCAAAAAACGCCGTAAATATACTAACAAAAAATTTTATGGACTTCAGCATCGGGGGGCTGGCATTCTGGGCATTTGGTTTTGCCGTTATGTTTGGTGGGTCGGCGGTTGCCTCCGGTCTGAATCTGGGGAATCGGTTTTTTGGGTATTCAGGCTTCTTTTTAAGCGGAGCAGCATACGATGTGAGAACAGCCGAGGTATGGATTTTCCAGATGGTTTTTGCAGCAACGGCTGCAACCATTGTCTCCGGTTCAATGGCTGAACGCACCAAAATTACAAGCTACATGGCGTACAGTTTCATTATTTCTGCTGTCATCTATCCCGTTTACGGACACTGGATCTGGGGTGGAGGCTGGCTGAGCACATTGCCTTTTGGTGCCGGTGCCGTCGATTTTGCCGGCTCGGGGGTCGTTCATACGGTGGGTGGACTCATGGCGTTCACCGGTGCGGCAGTTCTGGGTCCCAGACTGGGCAAATATGATGAGAATGGAAAACCCCGGCAAATGCCCGGTCATAATGTGGTGTATGTGGTTCTCGGGACACTGATTCTTTTCTTCGGATGGTTCGGATTTAATTCCGGCAGTACGTTAGCCGCAACCGATTTGCGTATTTCACTGATTGCTGTTAACACCTTTTTGGCGGGCGTTACGGCCTCTGTTGTGGTGGTTTACTGGATTTATTTGAAAACGGCTAAAGTGGATTTGCTGGCGGCTTCCAATGCCGCTTTGGCCGGTCTGGTTTCCATTACGGCCGCATGCGCTTACGTTCCTCCGTGGGCGGCTGTTGTCATCGGAGCGATTGGAGGAATGCTTATGCTGTGGGGGTTGGATTTTATCGAGAAACGATTAAAAATTGACGATCCGGTCGGGGCAATATCTGTGCACGGCATTGCAGGGCTTTGGGGCGTACTGGCGGTTGGCATTTTTGCAGACGGGACGTACGGCGGCGTTTCTGGTTTGATTGTCGGAGATACCCGTCAGATTATCGCTCAGGCCATTTCTGCAGGTGTCTTGATTGCTTACACATTGATTGCCGGTTTTTTGACCTTTTATTTTCTTAAAAAGACAGTGGGTCTCCGGGCCAGCAAAGAAGAAGAGGAAATGGGGTTGGATATTCTGGAGCATGGAATGACGTGTTATGGTGAATAA